AGGTCGTCGCCGCCATCGAGCTGGCCGTGCGTGATCTGGGCACCGACCTGCAGCCGATCCTGGGCCCGCTGTCCATCGCGGCCCGCAGTCTGTCCCGCGAGCTGGCCGGCGCCGCCGCGCCGCAGCCGGTCGCCGAACCGCGACACCTGGTGGCCGTGGGCCACTGACGCCCGCCCGGCCGGGTCACAATGGCTCGGTGGCTCACCTTCTCCCCGGCATCAGCGCCGCCCGCATCCCGACCGACCGGCTCGCCGTCAACGTCCTGCAGCTCGACGGGCGGGCCGGCATCCCGGTTGTCCTCGTGCACGGCAACGTCTCCTCCGGCCTGTTCTGGCAGCAGCTCATGCTCGATCTGCCCGAGCAGTACCGGCCAATCGCCATCGACCTGCGCGGATTCGGTGACACCGATCCCGAACCGGTGGATGCCACCCGCGGCGTCGCCGACTACGCCGACGACGTCCGCGCGACCCTGGCCGCCCTGCAGATCGAGCAGGCGCACCTCGTCGGCTGGAGTCTGGGTGGGGGCGTCGTCCTGCAGTGCCTGATCGACGCCCCGTCCACGTTCGCGTCGGTCACCCTGGTCAACCCGGTGTCGCCCTTCGGCTTCGGCGGTACCTCGGGCCCGGACGGCACGCCGGTCGAGCCGGTCGGCCTGGGCTCGGGCGGCGGCACGGCCAACCCGGGCTTCATCGCCCAGCTCGCGGCGGGGGACCGGTCGGCGGACAGCCCCCTTTCCCCGCGCAACGTGCTGCTGGCGCACTACGTCAAGCCGCCGTTCGTCCCCGACGGGCTGGACACCCTGGTCGAGTCGATGCTGTCCACCCGGCTCGGGGAGGATCACTACCCGGGCGATTTCACCGTCACCGACGTCTGGCCGGGGGTGCTCGCCGGCGGCCGCGGTGTGCTCAACACTATTTCCCCCAACAATCTTCGACTCGATGACCTGTCGGCGCTGGCGGTCAAACCACCGATCCTGTGGGTCCGCGGCGGCGACGACGTGATCGTCTCCGACACCAGCCTGTACGACTTCGCCCGGCTCGGCGAACTCGGCGTGGTGCCCGGCTGGCCGGGTCCGCAGGCCTACCCGGTGCAGCCGATGGTCAGCCAGACCCGGGCCGTGCTCGAGGAGTACGCGGCGGCGGGCGGGGCCTACCGGGAGGTCGAGATCGCCGGCACCGGGCACTCACCGTTCCTGGAGAAGCCGGCCGAGTTCCTGGCCGCGCTCACGGCGACCCTGGACTCGGCCGGCTGAGCCCTCAGGCCGGCCGGGTGGCCGGTGCGTTGGCCGCGGTCATCGCCGGATCGCGCACGACCACCTCGCCCAGGGCGTCGTCGATGCGGGTCAGCACCTCCGGCGTCAGCTGCACGTCGATCGCCTTGACGTTCTCGGCCACCTGTTCCGGCCGGGAGGCGCCGACCAGGGCGGCGGCGACGTTGTCGTTGTGCAGCACCCAGGCCAGCGCCAGCTGCGCCATGGTCACGCCCAGCTCGTCGGCGACCGGCCGCAGCCGCTGCACCGCGGTGAGCACCTCCGGGCGCATGAACCGCTCGATCATCCGGGCGCCGCCCTTGTCGTCGGTGGCCCGGGACCCGGCCGGCGGCGGCGCGTCGGGCAGGTACTTGCCGGTCAGCACGCCCTGCGCCACCGGGGACCAGACGATCTGGGACAGGCCGAGTTCCCGGCTGGCCGGCACCACCTGATCCTCGATGACCCGCCACAGCATCGAGTACTGCGGCTGGCTGGAGATGAGCTGGATGCCGAGCTGTTCGGCCAGGGCGTGGCCCTGCCGGATCTGGTCCGCGGTCCACTCGCTGACCCCGATGTAGAGCGCCTTGCCCTGCCGGACCACCTGGGCGAAGGCCTGCATGGTCTCTTCCAACGGCGTCTCGGTGTCGAACCGGTGCGCCTGATACAGATCGACGTAGTCGGTGCGCAGCCGGCGCAGCGAGGCGTTGATGGACTCGGCGATGTGCTTGCGGGACAGGCCGACGTCGTTGTGCCCACGGGGACCGGTCGGCCAGTAGACCTTGGTGAAGATCTCCAGCGATTCGCGCCGCTGGCCCTGCAGGGCGTCGCCGAGCACCGACTCGGCCGCCCCGTTGGCGTACACGTCGGCGGTGTCGAAGCTGGTGATCCCGGCATCCAACGCCGCCCGGACGCAGGCGGTGGCGACATCGTTCTCGACCTGCGACCCGTGGGTCAGCCAGTTGCCGTAGGTGATTGCGGAAATCTTCAGGCCGCTGCGGCCCAGGTATCGGAACTCCATGAATCCCAACCTAACCCTGCCGCCATCGCCGACCCCGGGGACATGACAGCATGACCCGGCGAGCGATCGGCGGGAGGACGGACGAGTGCGGCGAATTCTGGTGGTGGCCAATCAGACCCTCGGTGGGGATCATCTCGCCGAGGTGATCCGGGCCCGGGCGGCCGAGGGGCCGATCGAGGTGCTGCTGATGGTCCCGGCCACCCACCACACCGACCTGCTGGTCGCCCTGGCCCAGGCGTTCGCGGTGCAGGGCGGGATGCGCCCGCCCGCCCAGACCTACGGCGGCGACGTCGGGGCCAAGGACCGGGCCACGGCCGGCGTGGCCTGGCTGGCCGGTTTGGGGGTATCGGCCACCGGGGAGATCGTCGGCCACGACCCGGTGCCGGACATTCGGGAGACGCTGTCCGGCCAGCCGGTTGACGAGGTGATCGTCTCGACCCTGCCGGCCGGCGCGTCCCGCTGGCTGCATCAGGATCTGGCCCACCGGATCCGCCGGGTGACCGCAGTACCGGTCACCGTGGTGACCGCCGAGCACCCGGACCCGGCTCAGCCGTAGATCGCGATCACCACCGCGGTGTCGGCGGTGATCGCGGTTCCCG
This genomic window from Nakamurella multipartita DSM 44233 contains:
- a CDS encoding alpha/beta fold hydrolase, whose translation is MAHLLPGISAARIPTDRLAVNVLQLDGRAGIPVVLVHGNVSSGLFWQQLMLDLPEQYRPIAIDLRGFGDTDPEPVDATRGVADYADDVRATLAALQIEQAHLVGWSLGGGVVLQCLIDAPSTFASVTLVNPVSPFGFGGTSGPDGTPVEPVGLGSGGGTANPGFIAQLAAGDRSADSPLSPRNVLLAHYVKPPFVPDGLDTLVESMLSTRLGEDHYPGDFTVTDVWPGVLAGGRGVLNTISPNNLRLDDLSALAVKPPILWVRGGDDVIVSDTSLYDFARLGELGVVPGWPGPQAYPVQPMVSQTRAVLEEYAAAGGAYREVEIAGTGHSPFLEKPAEFLAALTATLDSAG
- a CDS encoding aldo/keto reductase family protein produces the protein MEFRYLGRSGLKISAITYGNWLTHGSQVENDVATACVRAALDAGITSFDTADVYANGAAESVLGDALQGQRRESLEIFTKVYWPTGPRGHNDVGLSRKHIAESINASLRRLRTDYVDLYQAHRFDTETPLEETMQAFAQVVRQGKALYIGVSEWTADQIRQGHALAEQLGIQLISSQPQYSMLWRVIEDQVVPASRELGLSQIVWSPVAQGVLTGKYLPDAPPPAGSRATDDKGGARMIERFMRPEVLTAVQRLRPVADELGVTMAQLALAWVLHNDNVAAALVGASRPEQVAENVKAIDVQLTPEVLTRIDDALGEVVVRDPAMTAANAPATRPA